TCATCCACGATAAGGACGGTCTGCTTTCTCGTGTTCATCTATCAACTCCTCCTACGAGAGCCGTATATGGAGCATCTGAGCTATTGCGGCAAGGCGCTCAGCGGCATCCCTAAAATCCATCCGATTCAGATCCTCTTCGAGCTTGTCCATTATTGGTCTAAACAATGCCCCTTTCAACTGCTGCCTGAGCATCGCCAGTCCTTTTCGGGCGCTAAGGCTGTTTCTAGAAAGAAGACCGTCCATCTCTCTCAAGACGGGCGCAATATTTTCAGACCTCACACGGACACTCTCCTCTGCCTCTTGTCGGACCTGACCCATAGAAAGATCTTTCAAGCCTTCTATTACCGTGCTCAGCTCTCGCTCCAGTTCTTCAAGGGAGTCGGGGATGCGCGCATCGGCGCCAGCTTTAATGGCGCTCTCAAGATCACGGGCAGCCGCACATACGCGGTCAGCGGAAAGATTTCCTGAGACGCCCTTCAAGCTATGGACAAGACGTTGTGCAAGCTCTATGTCTCCATCTGCCAGGGTTTTGCGGATCTCTTGCGCTGTTCCCGAATAATTCTTTGCGAACGTGTCAAGGAGCTTGAGCAATAATTCCCTGTCCTGCGATACCCTCCTTAAGGCGGTCTCCATGTTGATGCCCGGCAGGTTCTCGGGAAGGCCCATGATCGGCGCGGAGACTGCGGCTGCTCTGCTGCGGTTTGCTTTTGGAGCAAGCTGTGCCGCGAGCCCCTTCCTCGGTTTCACCCAGTGGATCAAAATGTCGGCAAGCTCGTTGGGTTCTATGGGCTTTGGCACGTAGTCGTTCATACCCGCGTCAAAGCATTTCTGTCGATCGGAATCCATCACATGGGCAGTCATAGCAATAATGGGAACAGCCCGGCTGGACAGAACTTCACGGATATTTCTCGTTACCTCGAAGCCATCCACGTGGGGCATCTGGATGTCCATCAGGATGGCATGAAGGGCTGGCGCCTTGGTATCGGCGACTCGCTGTATGGCTTGAAACCCGTCAACGGCGGTCTCCACCACCAGGCCGAATCCTTCCAGCATTTCTTTTGCCACCTGTCGATTAATCTCGTTGTCCTCCACGAGGAGCACCCGTGCCCCCTTAATCTGTTTGATTTTTTCCCGTCCGGTATTGTTGCCCACCGCCAGCCTACCTCTATCATTGACATCCCGGTTGAAAGCAGCCGTAATCGTGTCAACCAGGACGGATTCCTCAATGGGTCTTGTCAGGAGGCCGTCTAACCCTAATTGCTCGGTCAATCTCGCTGCCTCTTCCCCGCCTTCTGTCGTGATGAAAAAAACCTTGGGGATTTTACGGAGATCCGTCCGCGTTCTCATGCGGCTCATTGCGTCCATGCCGTCCACATCCTGTACATTCAAGTCCATGAGCACAAGGTCGAAACCGTTGCTTTTCTTTTGAAGTTCTTTGAGCGCTGCCGCGGCCGACGTTACTGAAGTAATGCTGCAGGACATCCCGGTGAGCATGGCTGAAAGTACCGTCACATCTTCCTCATGATCATCAACAACAAGCACTTTCAAGCCTCGAAGGCTATCGGGTAGCGCGAGTGCCTGTTTGGTCCATTTCTCTTCTCTACCGAGCCACACAGCGAAGCTAAAAGTGCTGCCCTTGCCCATGGCGCTCACAACGTGGATTGTGCCGCCCATCTGTTCCACCAGCTCTTTACTGATGGCGAGACCCAAGCCCGTGCCGCCGTATCTGCGGCTTGTTGACTCGTCCGCCTGGACGAATGGTGTAAAGAGTTTTGCCTTTTGCTCCGGGCTTATGCCGATGCCCGTGTCGCGGACTGAAAACTCAAGGAGAACTCCTCTTGCCTGTTTCTCCCCTATTTTTTTAATCTCCACGGCAATTTCGCCCGTGTGGGTAAATTTCACGGCATTGCCGATGAGATTGACCAGCACCTGGCCCAACCGGAGCGGATCGCCTTTGAGCACCGGGGGTACATCGGGGAGGGCGCGAAAGGAGAATGCAAGTCCCTTTTCCTTTGCTTTCAGTGAGGTAACGGCGGCAACGTTACGTATAAACCTGTCCAGAGGGAAGACTGTTGATGCGATCACGAGTCTGCCCGCTTCCATCTTCGAAAGGTCGAGAATATCATTGATGATGGCGAGGAGGGTTTGAGCCGATGTTTGAATTTTGGTCAAGTAATCGTGCTGTTTGGTTGAACGGTTGTTTTGCAGGGCCAGGCGGCTTAGTCCTATGATAGCGTTCATGGGCGTGCGAATCTCATGACTCACGTTGGCCAGGAAGTTGCTTTTTGCCAGTGTGGCCGCCTCGGCCGCCTCCTTGGCCTGTTTTAAGGCCTCTTCGGTTTGTTTCCGTTCCGTGATATCACGGGCCGCTGCATAGATGAGATTGCCGGCAGGGGCCGAACGCCATTCTATCCAGCGCCAGCCCCCGTCTTTGCGTCTGCAGCGGTTCACGAAATTTAGCACGGTCCGCTGGGCGGTGAGATCGCTGAGCGCTTCAAGCGTGGCAGACACGTCGTGGGGGTGCACGAAATCGATGATTTTGCGTCCCTCCAGGTCCTTGTTCTGGTATCCTAATACGGCTTCCCAGGCACGGTTCAACCGCCGGAAGTTGCCTTCAATATCGGCGATACACAACAGGTCCAGGGTGATGTTGAAGAAACGGTCCAGTTCCTCCGTCTTTTGCTTAAGCGCATCTTCAGCGATTTTTCGTTCCGTAATATCGTGGAAGTTGGTCACCATGGCTCGCACACCTGGGTTAGCGAGAAGATTGCGGGATGTTGCCTCAACCCATCGCCAGCTCCCGTCTTTGTGGCGCAACCGGTTAATGAATTTTATCATTTCTCCCGGGTGTTTGAGCATCCAATCCCTGTTCCTGTCGAGCATCGGCCATTCATCGGGATGACACACGTCCACCCATTTCATGGCGGCATACTCTTCCGAAGAATATCCGAGCACGGCTTCAACCGTGGGAGATATGTACAGGCGTTTGTGGTTTGCGTCGGTGAGAGAGATAACCTCTTCCGACTTCTCGATCAAAGTCCGAAACCTCTCCTCGCTTGCCTTAAGCGCCTCTTCCGCATTCTTTCGTTCCGTAATATCGTGAAAATTGATAACCTGGGCGTGCACGTTGGGGTCGTCAATGAGATTGCGTAACGTGGTCTCGCACCAGCGCCAGCTCCCGTCTTTGTGCCTTCTTCTCGCTATCAATATAATCGCTTCTCCGGGATTGTTGACTGCCCTTACGTGTGCGGCTTCTACAGCGGCCCTGTCGTCAGGGTGGGTACCGTACTCGGATGGCTGGGCGAGGAACTCTTCCGGCGTGTATCCGAGGATATTTGTGATAGTCGGCGATACGTAGAACCTTTGTCGGTCGCTACTCACAAGCTGTATCACATCCGACGATTTTTCGACCAGGGTCCGAAACCTCTCCTCGCTTGCCTTAAGCGCCTCTTCAGCGTTCTTGCGTTCCGTAATGTCGTGAAAATTCACGACATAGACATCCAGATCGTGGTCGGTGAACATAGTGCGTGCCCTGTTCTCCGTCCATCGCCAGCTCCCGTCTTTGTGTTTTCTCCGAAATATGGACGCAATCGTCTCCCCGGAGCGTTCCCTGACCCAAGACTGGGAAGCTTGTACGAGGTGCACGTCGTCAGGGTGGACACGTTCCTCCAGCGTCTGCGCAAGAAACTCTTCCGGTGTGTATCCGAGGATCCTCGTGACGGTCGGCGATACATAGCTTCTTTTTTGCTCGGTGTCGACAAGCTGTACCACCTCCGATGATTCTTCGATCAAAGTCCGAAACCTCTCCTCGCTTGCCTTAAGCGCCTCTTCAGCGTTCTTGCGTTCCGTAATATCGTGAAAATTCACGATATGGACATCGAGGTTGTGGTCAGTGAACATAGTGCGGACCCGGTTCTCCGTCCAGCGCCAGCTCCCGTCTTTGTGTTTTCTCCTGTATATCGAGGTAATCATCTCGCCGGGATGACTATATGTTCGCATGTGAGCAGCATCTACATCGGTCCTGTCGTCAGGATGGAAAGCCTGGTCGCGCGTCTGGGCGAGGAACTCTTCCTGTGAGTATCCAAGGATCCGAGTGACACTGGGCGATACGTAGGTCCTTCTTCCGTTGGCATCGATGAGCTGTATCACCTCCGATGATTCCTCGACCAGGGTCCGAAACCTCTCCTCGCTTGCCTTAAGCGCCTCTTCAGCCTTTTTTCGCTCCGTAATGTCTTTAAAGAAATTGATGGTCACCCTGGCTCCGTGAAGCGACGCCAGGACCCCCGAGACTTCGACATCTACGATTGAGCCGTCCCTCTTTATACCCCTGAAGGTGTACTCCGGAGGTGTTTGCCTGCCGGCCAGGGTATCGCTGTTTCTATCGACTACCAACTTCCGGTCATCGGGATAAACGGTCATAAAAGGAGATTTGCCCAAAACCTCCTCTTCCCTATCATAACCGAAGAGGCTCACGAATCTTCTGTTAACATAGATAATCCTGTAATCTTTAACGACTGCGACTCCATTACTGGAATGCTCGATGACCGTTCTGTATCGTTCTTCGGATTCAAGAAGGTTTTTTTCCGCTTCCCTCTGTTCGGTAACGTCGGTCACTATCGAGACCTGACCGAGCGAAGCATCGGCCGGGTCTATGGGGGCCACGCTCAAGTGGATGTCACGAATCTTCCCGTCTCTACGGACCCATCTGGTGTCCGCTTCCATGCTATTGCCTCGCAAGACTTTTTCAAAGACGAGCCCTCTCACGCGGTTGAACTCTTCATCGTCAGCGTAAAAAATCCTCGGATTCCTGTCCTTTATATCTTCCAGCGTGTATCCGGTGATGAGCGTCATTCTGTGGTTCATCCAGCGGATCAATCTGTCGGCGGTGACGATATGGATACCTACAGTAGAAGCGGAGAATACGGACTGCAGAATGGATTCACTTCTTTTTAACGCCTCGCGAGTTTCGGCCAATTCGGAGGCATACTGTCTCACCCGTTCCGTGAGCTCTTCATTGAGTTTTCGGATTTCCTCTTGTGTCCGCTCGCGTTCTGCAGGATGTATCACTGAATGCGAGCTATTTGGTCCCTTTTTGGCCCCGCTTGGTGTCTTCATCTGTCTTGAGGCAACTCCGTCTCAAAGATAGTCTCAATCGTATGGCCTCATCGATGGCATGCACAAATGCAACTCTTCAATCAGATTATCGTCTTTTCGGGAGAATAAATAAGCGTGATCGCCGGGAACGAACGAGCCTGACATGGCTCTCTGATGGAACGAGCGGGGAAAAAACCTGGAAACTCTACTCTTACCGCTCCATACGACGGGGGCACGGCTTTTGTCTCCTGCGCGCAAGATGCTTATCATAGCACCCCCTTTATAAGTTACTTATAGCCCGTAAAATTATATCTGTCAACCAGATCAAAGCCAGGTGAGAAAGCGCCAGGAACCCGCTTATTACGTTAGATAAGGAATCAGAGAAGAGGGTGATGGGTCGCGCGACAAGCTATTAACGCTTAACATGGGCGACAAGCTATGAGAGGTTAGTGAACAGAAGTCTCATGCCACAAGCCTGAAAATTTGGGCGGGGCCGGTGTGGCATGAGACGGTCTTTCCCCTTACGGGGCTTTAATGATCTTGGTCTCGTTAAACGCCCTGGTGTAAGAGTTGATATTCTTCTGGGCAATCTTGCCAAAACGGTTGTTCACCGGTTCAACCATGTCCTCCAGAGCCACAACCCCGGTGGCCTTCACGAGCGCGCCAAGCATGGTAGTGTTGGTTATGTTGACTCCCATCTCCTCCTTGGCAATCTTTGAGGCATCCACGTAGGCCACGTTTAAGCCCGGGAACATCTTTTTCAAATCTTCCTCAAATTTATTTGTATTGATGATCACGAAGCCACCTTGCTTGAGTCCCAAGGCGGGATTGGCCGAAGCGACGAGCGTAGGGTCCAGGATGACCACGTTATCCGGTTTGTAAATCTTTGACCGAAGCCTGATAGGTTTGTCAGAAACCCTCAAAAACGCCTGCACCGGGGCACCTCTTCGTTCAGGTCCGAAGCTGGGAAAAGCCTGGGCGTATTCCCCTTTCTTTATCGCCGCCTGGGCAACGATTTCTGCTGCGGTGACAGCGCCCTGACCGCCCCTTCCATGAAATCTCACTTCTATCATCTTGACCGCCTCCTCTTATCTCGCAGTGTATTTGATCCGCCATTCGGTGCCATTCGGTGTATCAAGAAGCGCGATACCTTTTTCTGATAACATGGCGCGGATTTCGTCAGCCTTCTGGTAATTCTTGCTTTGCCTCGCTTCCATTCGTTGTCGCATCGCATTCTCAACAAAGGATGGGTCGAGCCCAAGACGTTTCATATGACGTACCTTCTCCTCTGATTCCATGGCGCTCACGTCATTTTTCATGAGCCCCAGGATATCAGAGAGGGTCATAAAAATGTGGCTGGTGTATGCGATAAGAGGGATAAGGCTCTCGTCTTGATCGTCGACCATTTTGTTGATATTCTTGGATATCTCCAAAACGTAGGAGAGCGCCAGTGCAGTGTTGAAATCGTCATCCATGGCTTCAAAGAACTTTTTCTCGATCTCATCGCCCTCAGGATACCGTGCGGGATTCACGTTCTTCCCTTTCTGCGCTGCTAATGCGCGCTCGAGGGTGTAGTAGAGCCTGTGGAGCACGTTGTTGGCGTCCTCCACGGATCGGGTGCTGTAATCAACAGGGCTTCTGTAATGGGTGGTGAGGAAGAAGAGTCGCAGTACCTCGGCATGGTATTGATTGAAAAAATCCTTGATGAGAAGGGTGTTGCCTATGGATTTGGACATCTTTTCCCGGTCGATATTCACGAAACCGTTGTGAACCCAATAGTTGACAAATTTCGCGCCTGTTGCCGCTTCCGTCTGGGCACGTTCGTTTTCGTGATGAGGAAAGACCAGGTCTTTGCCTCCCCCGTGGATGTCAAAGGGGTTTCCCAGATATTTTGTGCTCATAACGGAGCACTCTATGTGCCAGCCGGGCCGGCCGCTACCGAAAGGGGCATCCCAGGAGGGTTCGCCCTGCCTTGAAGCCTTCCAGAGCGCGAAATCGAGGGGGTTTTTCTTCTTTTCATCTATTTCGACGCGCGCCCCCGCCATCATCTCTTCAAGAGATCTCTTGGAGAGCTCCCCGTAGCCAGGATAACTTTCAACAGAAAAATAGACGTCCCCTCCCATCGTGTATGCGTGGCCCGTCTTAAGGAGCGTGGCCACGAGCCCGATCATGTCATCAATGTGCTCGGTGGCCCTGGGCTCATAAGTGGGCCGCAGTATATTGAGGGCATCCATATCCTCGTAGTATGACGCAATATACTTCTGCCCCACTTCCTGCCAGGATAATTTCTCCTCTTGCGATTTCCTGATGATCTTATCGTCGATATCGGTAAAATTCTTCACAAAATCCACGTCATTGCCCCTGGCGCGAAGGTACCGATAGATCGTGTCGAAGACAATACCGGAACGTGCATGTCCGATGTGAGAATGGTCGTACACTGTGACGCCGCAGGCATACATCTTCACCTTCCCCTCTTGAAGGGGCGTGAACACCTCTTTTCTGGCGGACATCGTGTTGTAAACCCTTAGAGTCATGGCGTTGACCGTATTATTTACCACAGCGGAGCTTACCTTGTCAAAGCAAACTGTTACAGGTGTTCAACGCAATTTTGACTTTTTAGGGACGTCCGGTTTAAACTCTTAAGTGATTCATCGATTTCCATTCGCGCGTCCTATCGTAATCCTGAGCAGTTTTGCATACGGAACGTAGTTTCAAAAGAGACGAGGACACCATCGCCTCGGTCGGTTCATCGATCGGGGCGCACATGAGGAGCCAATATGACGGGATTGCAGGCAACATTTGATTTGGCGACAGCAGACAGATATTATCGGGAATATGGTTCAAGGGCAAAAGAGCTAAAGGCCGCGGGCAACAAGATTATCGGCTATCTTTCCGCACTTGCCCCCGTGGAGATCATGACGGCGGCCAAAGCGGTGCCGGTGAGACTCAAGGGTGACGTGTCCCAACCCATCACAAAAGCGGACGCCTACATGGAAACGATCGTCTGTCCCTTCGTACGCAACGTCTTCGATTCGGCGCTCAAGGGGAATTTCAACTTCCTTGATGGCATGGTCTTGCCGCACCAGTGCGATAGCATCGACAGGACAAGCGACGTGTGGAACTACAGTCTCAAACTGCCATACTGGCATTTCCTCAACATGCCCCACGTCACCGACGGCCCATCGGTGGAATTCACCAAGGAGATTCTCCGCATTTTCATTGCCAGTCTGGAGAAGTTCCTCGGCACAAAGATCACTGACCAAGCCTTAGCTCAGGCCGTGAAAGACCACAATGAGAACAGGCGCCTTATGAGAGGGCTTTACAACCTGAGGAGAGGCGATACCCCCCTCATTACCGGCGTTGAAATGATGAAGGTCCTCGTGGCGTGCATGAGCCTCCCTGTTACCGAATCGAGCGCCCTCATAGAAGGTGTCACCCGTCAGGTGAAGGAACGAGAGATTTCCCCACGCGGCAAGGTTCCCCGGATCATGATCGTGGGAGACCAGCTCGACGACATAGCCGTGATCGACACCATAGAAAAGGCAGGCGCGGCGCTCGTCATGGATGATATCTCGATCGGCAGCAAGGTCTACTGGCCCGATGTGGACGATACCGCCGACCCCGTTTCCGGTCTCGCCGAACGTTACCTCAAGAAGCTCAAGATCCCTACGACCTTCGTGAGCGAAGGAGCAAACTATCGGGAGAATCTTGAGGCGCGGTTCGGTCATTTGAAGCAGTATATCGATGACTTCAATATTAACGGCGTCATTCTTTTCACCTACAAGTATTGCGACCCCTATGGTTTTGACATTCCTGCGGTGAAAAGCTTTGTGGAATCGTCCGGCGTTCCTGTGCTCTACCTTGAAGATGAGTACTCCACCTCTACTTTGCCGAGGATTAAGACCAGGATAGAGGCATTTATGGAGATGATCGTATAAATACTATACGGTGAGGATAATCATATGGCTGAAGACAAAAAACCAAGAACACTGGCAACTGAATCTGCGGGGAAGATAGCGAAGTTTGTGCGGGGTAACATGGCTTCCACCCTCAAAGCCAGGGAAGAGGGGAAGAAGGTGGCCTATACGTACATCAACGACGGCCAGGACGAGATCATACGGGCGATGGACATCGTTCCGGCGTATGGCGAGAGTTTTGCCGGGGTGTGTGCTGCCAAGCGTGACGCGGAAAAATACCTGCAGAAAGCAGAGGCGGAGAATTTTTCCCGGTCGCTCTGCACCTACGCGACATGCACCATAGGGTTTGATGTCTGGCGCGAAGAGCTCGGCGGCCAGATCCCTCCAGAGACGCCCTGGGGCGGCATGGCGAGACCGGATATGATTATCGGCAGCGCCCAGCAGCTCTGCGATCCCCGCTTCAAGTGGCCCCAGGCAACCCAGCACTACCTGCAGGACGTGCCGGTGTTCGTGGGAAGTATGTACTATCCGCCCTGGGACCCCAATATGGATCACAAGGACCAGGAGAAACTCTATGTAAAATATGCCGCCGATGAGCTTCGGGAGCTCGTCCTTTTCTGTGAGAAGCATACCGGAAAAAAGATGGACTGGGACAGGCTCGCGACTATCGTCGATCTCACGGATCGGACATGGGACCTTTTCATTGAAACCTACGAGCTGCGCAGGGCCATCCCGACCCCTATGGATACAGGCGATGCCATGAACACCATGGTGCCGGTTACCTTCAATCTCGGCACCCAGGAGGCATACGATTACTACGTGATGCTGCAAGAAGAGTTGAAACGGAAGATAGAACAGAAGAAGGGTGTGGCCGAGAATGAAAAATACCGTGTGGTCTGGGGTGCGGGACTTCCATCCTGGTTTGCCTTAAGCGATTTTCAGTACTTCAATGACAAAGGGGTCGTGTTCCCGGTTGAGGTCACGTATCGGAATGCAGAGAAGCTTGATCGTCTCGATCTCCCGAAAACGAACGACCCCCTTGAGCACATCGCCTGGCGATGGGTAAGGTTCTGGACCCACTGGTACGAAAAGGCCAGGAGGCGCCCGGGTTCGTTGCCAAAAGTTGAGCGCATTATCGAATACCTTGAGGATTACAACTGTGACGGAGTCGTCTTCCATTCGGCTTTTTCCTGCCGGAGCTGGCATGCAGGTATCGTCCAGCAGGCCCAGGTTTTGAAGAAGGTATATGGAGACATACCCACGCTTATCATGGAAGGCGACATCGTTGATATCAGCTCTTATAATGAAATAGACACCCACAACAGGATTGACGCCTTCGTCGAGACGCTGGAGGCCCACAAGAAAAGAACGAATTAGCGTAATCGGGAAGATCAAGAACCGAGAGGACAAATAAGGTTTATCCAATGCCTGACCTCATATCATCCCGGAAGGCTTTAAGTGCGCACAGAAATGAATCAGTATTTTGCCGGTGTGGATATTGGCTCCACCATGACCAAGGTGGTCATAGTCAATGAGGGGCTCAGGGCTTCAGTTGTGGGCCCCACCGGGCCGGAGCACCGGAAATTAGCAGATAAAGTCATGGAAGAGGCGCTTGAACACGCGCATCTTGCCTTTGACGACCTCACCTATATCATTGCCACCGGATACGGCAGGATCAACGTTCCTTTCGCAGACAAACAAATCACAGAGATCACCTGTCACGCAAAGGGGTTGCACAGCCTTCTTCCTACAGCCCGGACGATCATTGATATCGGGGGACAGGACAGCAAGGGCATACGGATAAAGAACGGAAAGGTGATCGATTTTGTGATGAACGACAAATGCGCCGCCGGAACCGGCCGTTTTCTCGAGATTATCGCCGATGCCCTTAATGTGCCGCTCGATGCCCTGGGCGCGCTCTCTGTCTCAGCGGAAAAAGTGACCCCCATCGCCAATACGTGCACGGTTTTTGCCGAACAGGAGGTCGTCTCCCAGCTCGCAAACGGAGAGCCTCTTGCCAGCCTTACCGCCGGTATCCACGACGCGGTTGCGGCAAGGATATGCGCTATGGTGAATAAACTGAAGATCGAACAGGACGTGGCAGTAACCGGCGGAGGCGCCAAAAATATTGGACTCGTAAAAGCGCTCGAGAAAAGATTCGGATTTGCTCTGCTTGTCCCTCACGAACCACTGCTCACCGGCGCCCTGGGAGCGGCGCTTATGGCAAAAGAGCTTTTTCAGAACGCTTGGGCAAAAGGGGAGAAACTTAAAAGGAGCGGGGAAGGGCTCAAGGAGGCAAGCTTATTCTTGTGAGCACGATAGTACAGACCGCGGCCGGTGAAGGGGATGAGGAGGATTGATCTATGGCGTATGCGTTAGGCATTGATGTGGGCTCCGGGTATTCCAAGGCCGTGATCTGCGAAGATAAGGCAATTCGATCTTACGCGATCGCGCCCTCCGGAGGGAATTATCAGGAAACGGCCCGAAACGTTGCTGAAGAGGTGCTGAAAAAGATTAACCTTACCTTAGAAGATATTTGTTTCACGCTCGCCACAGGATATGGGGCGGCCATGGTTCCATTCGCCAACAGTACGGCCACGGACATTTCCTGTCACGCCGCAGGAATCCATCTTGTCTTTCCCTCAGTGAGGACCCTCATCGATATAGGCGCTCAATTCAGCAAGGTGATCCGGCTCGATGATGCGGGGAGAACCTTGAGTTTCCTGCTCAATGAGAAGTGCGCCGGAGGCAGTGGAAAATTCCTTCAGGTCATCGCCCGTATACTCCATATGGGCATCGACGAGATCGGGCCGCGCTCGCTTGCGTCTTCCAATCCGGTGCAGTTCACAACGGGCTGCGCGGTCTTTGCCGAATCCGAAGCGGTATCCCGTATCGCAGAGGGCGCCTGTGCGGAAGATATCCTCGCAGGTATCCATAAGGCCATGGCGTCCAAGATCGTGAACCTCGTAACCCGCATTGGTCTTGTCGGGGCATGCGCGGTAACGGGCGGAGGCGCCAAGGACGTAGGGCTCGTTAAGACTATAGAATCGGAGTTGAACATAGAGGTCCTTACACCTCACGACCCGCAGATTACTGCCGCGCTTGGCGCCGCTCTTCTCGCGTTGAGAATGGTCAGTCTTAATGGCGGCGATAAAGAATCGGAAAAACGTATATGAAAAAC
The Syntrophorhabdaceae bacterium DNA segment above includes these coding regions:
- a CDS encoding acyl-CoA dehydratase activase, encoding MAYALGIDVGSGYSKAVICEDKAIRSYAIAPSGGNYQETARNVAEEVLKKINLTLEDICFTLATGYGAAMVPFANSTATDISCHAAGIHLVFPSVRTLIDIGAQFSKVIRLDDAGRTLSFLLNEKCAGGSGKFLQVIARILHMGIDEIGPRSLASSNPVQFTTGCAVFAESEAVSRIAEGACAEDILAGIHKAMASKIVNLVTRIGLVGACAVTGGGAKDVGLVKTIESELNIEVLTPHDPQITAALGAALLALRMVSLNGGDKESEKRI